One Arthrobacter sp. FW306-07-I genomic window carries:
- a CDS encoding MFS transporter, giving the protein MTHSNAANRLDRLPISKFHKIALVAVSFAYFFEFADINSFATTVPKLIKLWGVTVNQVAYVTSASFVGMFFGSLIASWMADRWGRKNALVITTLWYASFSLIAAFSWDIVSLGVFRVLTSAGLSAMTVVAVIYVNELFPAAKRGKYQAYAIVIGICGTPATNLIASLVVPLSDWSWRLVYIWGALGILFILFTRRLKESPRWYENKGDYAKADAILNEIEATVSAEKGALPEPAAAVETPTATKAPLTLLLQKKYLAPTALLTILWVTQTIGFFGYSSWAPTLLAKEGFSVENSIFYVALTTIGAPLGSYLASLVTDRFERKWCLVVFGSIIAVCGLLYGLTFNPVLIVLFGFLVNLFERGYTALAYAYSPELFDTNGRSMGTGISYGLGRLSNAAGPLIIAALYNGSGYQSVFFFIAGTWLFGAVALAVFGPATRKARLSATTGANPAAGPLDGTASVSASTEGDGTKHNIR; this is encoded by the coding sequence ATGACGCATTCCAACGCCGCCAACCGCCTGGACCGGTTGCCCATCTCCAAGTTCCACAAGATCGCCCTGGTGGCCGTCTCATTCGCCTACTTCTTCGAGTTCGCAGACATCAACAGCTTCGCCACCACGGTTCCCAAGCTGATCAAGCTGTGGGGCGTCACCGTCAACCAGGTGGCATACGTGACCTCGGCGTCCTTTGTCGGTATGTTCTTCGGCTCGCTCATCGCCAGCTGGATGGCCGACCGCTGGGGACGCAAGAACGCCCTGGTGATCACCACGCTCTGGTACGCATCGTTCTCCCTCATCGCGGCCTTCTCCTGGGACATCGTGTCCCTTGGCGTCTTCCGGGTCCTGACATCGGCTGGCCTCTCCGCGATGACGGTGGTGGCCGTCATCTACGTCAACGAACTGTTCCCCGCGGCCAAGCGCGGCAAGTACCAGGCGTACGCGATCGTCATCGGCATCTGCGGCACCCCGGCCACCAACCTCATCGCCAGCCTCGTGGTCCCCCTCTCGGACTGGTCCTGGCGCCTCGTCTACATCTGGGGCGCGCTGGGCATCCTCTTCATCCTGTTCACCCGGCGCCTCAAGGAATCCCCGCGCTGGTACGAAAACAAGGGCGACTACGCCAAAGCCGATGCCATCCTGAACGAGATTGAGGCCACCGTGAGCGCGGAAAAGGGCGCTCTTCCCGAACCGGCCGCAGCTGTTGAAACCCCCACGGCCACCAAGGCACCCCTGACGCTCCTGCTGCAGAAGAAATACCTCGCACCCACCGCCCTGCTGACCATCCTCTGGGTCACCCAGACCATCGGCTTCTTTGGCTACTCCAGCTGGGCTCCCACCCTCCTGGCCAAGGAAGGCTTCAGCGTCGAGAACTCCATCTTTTACGTGGCACTGACCACCATCGGCGCGCCCCTGGGCTCCTACCTCGCATCCCTGGTCACGGACCGGTTCGAGCGAAAATGGTGCCTGGTGGTCTTCGGCAGCATCATCGCCGTCTGTGGCCTGCTCTACGGGCTCACGTTCAACCCCGTCCTCATCGTCCTGTTCGGCTTCCTGGTTAACCTGTTCGAACGCGGCTACACGGCCCTGGCCTACGCCTACTCCCCCGAGCTCTTCGACACAAACGGCCGCTCCATGGGCACCGGAATCTCCTACGGCCTGGGACGCCTCTCCAACGCCGCCGGGCCGCTGATCATCGCCGCCCTCTACAACGGCAGCGGCTACCAGAGCGTCTTCTTTTTCATCGCCGGCACCTGGCTGTTCGGCGCAGTCGCCCTGGCAGTTTTCGGCCCCGCCACCCGGAAGGCCCGCCTCTCCGCCACCACCGGCGCCAACCCCGCCGCCGGCCCCCTGGACGGAACCGCGTCCGTCAGCGCAAGCACCGAAGGAGACGGCACGAAGCACAACATCAGGTAA
- a CDS encoding amidohydrolase family protein translates to METAFTKTPGWLDWYSIPSTPRFKLPAGAVDAHCHVFGPGAEFPFAPERKYTPCDAGKDQLFALRDHLGVSRNVIVQATCHGADNSAMVDAVEAAGGRARGVATVRPDISDAELQRLDAAGVRGVRFNFLKRLVNAAPQEELAEIARRIAPLGWHVVIYFEGQDLEGLEGFFGSLPTPLVVDHMGRPDVTKPATGPEFGRFLRFVENNDVWVKVSCPERLSVSGPPALDGETHAYRDVVAFGRTVVEEFPDRVLWGSDWPHPNLTGHMPDDGLLVDFIPHVATTSELQHKLLVNNPMSLYWPGENA, encoded by the coding sequence ATGGAAACCGCCTTCACCAAGACACCGGGCTGGCTCGACTGGTACAGCATCCCGTCCACGCCCCGCTTCAAACTTCCCGCAGGAGCAGTGGACGCGCACTGCCACGTCTTCGGCCCAGGCGCGGAATTCCCCTTCGCGCCTGAACGGAAATACACCCCGTGCGACGCCGGCAAAGACCAACTGTTCGCACTGCGCGACCACCTGGGAGTGAGCCGCAACGTCATCGTGCAGGCCACCTGCCATGGAGCGGACAACAGCGCCATGGTGGACGCAGTCGAGGCCGCGGGGGGTCGTGCCCGCGGCGTGGCCACGGTACGGCCGGACATCAGCGACGCCGAGTTGCAGCGGCTCGACGCCGCCGGCGTGCGGGGCGTCCGGTTCAACTTCCTGAAGCGCCTGGTGAATGCGGCGCCGCAGGAGGAACTGGCGGAAATTGCCCGCAGGATCGCCCCGCTGGGCTGGCACGTGGTCATCTACTTCGAAGGCCAGGACCTCGAGGGCCTGGAAGGGTTCTTCGGATCCCTGCCCACGCCGCTGGTGGTGGACCACATGGGCCGCCCGGACGTCACCAAGCCCGCCACCGGCCCGGAGTTCGGCCGCTTCCTGCGCTTCGTCGAAAACAACGACGTCTGGGTCAAGGTCAGCTGCCCCGAACGGCTCAGCGTTTCCGGGCCACCGGCCTTGGATGGCGAGACGCACGCATACCGTGACGTGGTGGCCTTCGGCCGGACCGTCGTCGAGGAATTCCCTGACCGGGTGCTCTGGGGATCCGACTGGCCCCACCCGAACCTCACCGGCCACATGCCCGATGACGGGCTGCTGGTGGACTTCATCCCCCATGTGGCCACCACCTCCGAGCTGCAGCACAAGCTGCTGGTCAACAACCCCATGAGCCTGTACTGGCCCGGCGAAAACGCCTAG
- the ligK gene encoding 4-carboxy-4-hydroxy-2-oxoadipate aldolase/oxaloacetate decarboxylase: MQELGVVHTTITRAAEQDVKALSAFGVSTIHEAMGRLGLMRPYIRPVYPGAAMCGTAVTVLLQPGDNWMMHVVAEQVQPGDVVVAACTTESEDGFFGDLLATSLQARGAKGLIIDGGCRDVATLQDMDFPVFSRAINSKGTVKATLGSVNIPVVCANALVSPGDVVIADVDGVVVVPAARAAEVAEAARRREDNEDAKRQRFANGELGLDIYNMRRPLEAAGLRYVD; encoded by the coding sequence ATGCAGGAACTCGGAGTTGTCCACACCACCATCACCCGCGCAGCCGAACAGGATGTCAAAGCCCTCTCAGCGTTTGGCGTCAGCACCATCCACGAAGCCATGGGCCGCCTGGGCCTCATGCGCCCCTACATCCGCCCCGTCTACCCCGGCGCCGCGATGTGCGGCACCGCCGTCACCGTCCTGCTCCAGCCCGGGGACAACTGGATGATGCACGTCGTTGCCGAACAGGTCCAGCCCGGCGACGTCGTCGTCGCAGCCTGCACCACCGAAAGCGAAGACGGCTTCTTCGGCGACCTGCTCGCCACCTCCCTGCAGGCCCGCGGCGCGAAGGGCCTGATCATCGACGGCGGCTGCCGCGACGTCGCCACGCTCCAGGACATGGACTTCCCTGTCTTCAGCCGCGCCATCAATTCCAAAGGCACCGTCAAAGCCACTCTCGGATCCGTCAACATCCCCGTCGTCTGTGCCAACGCCCTGGTCAGCCCGGGGGACGTGGTGATTGCCGACGTCGACGGCGTCGTGGTGGTCCCCGCCGCACGCGCAGCCGAAGTGGCCGAAGCCGCCCGCAGGCGGGAGGACAACGAAGATGCCAAGCGCCAACGCTTCGCCAACGGGGAACTCGGACTCGACATCTACAACATGCGCCGCCCCCTCGAAGCTGCCGGACTCCGGTATGTCGACTGA
- a CDS encoding amidohydrolase family protein, whose translation MIIDIHGHYTTAPAALGDWRDRQVAALQDPALAPSPAELQISDDDLRESIEANQLRLMDERGIDLTVFSPRASFMAHHIGSFETSAEWAAICNELCYRVSRLYPERFVPAAMLPQSPGVDPATCLPELTRCVEENGAVALNLNPDPSGGHWTAPPLTDRYWYPIYEKMVEYDIPAMVHVSTSINPAFHTTGAHYLNADTTAVMQLIQGNLFADFPTLKLVIPHGGGAAPYHWGRFRGLAMALGKPALEEHLLDNVFFDTCVYHQPGIDLLLNVMPTKNILFASEMIGAVRDIDPGTGHNFDDTHRYIDAAGLNKADQAAIQELNARTVYPRLNALLKQQGR comes from the coding sequence GTGATCATCGACATCCACGGCCACTACACCACGGCCCCCGCGGCCCTTGGCGACTGGCGCGACCGGCAGGTCGCGGCACTGCAGGACCCTGCCTTGGCACCGTCCCCCGCTGAGCTGCAGATTTCCGACGACGACCTGCGCGAAAGCATCGAAGCGAACCAGCTGCGGCTCATGGACGAACGCGGCATCGACCTCACCGTCTTCTCGCCCCGGGCGTCCTTCATGGCCCACCACATCGGCTCCTTCGAAACCTCCGCCGAGTGGGCGGCGATCTGCAACGAGCTCTGCTACCGGGTCAGCCGGCTCTACCCCGAACGCTTCGTCCCTGCCGCGATGCTTCCCCAGTCCCCCGGCGTGGACCCGGCCACCTGCCTCCCCGAGCTCACGCGCTGCGTGGAGGAAAACGGTGCCGTCGCGCTAAACCTGAACCCGGACCCCTCCGGGGGCCACTGGACAGCACCACCGCTCACGGACCGGTACTGGTACCCGATCTACGAGAAAATGGTCGAGTACGACATCCCTGCCATGGTCCACGTGAGCACCAGCATCAACCCCGCCTTCCACACCACCGGCGCGCACTATCTCAACGCTGACACCACCGCAGTCATGCAGCTCATCCAGGGAAACCTGTTCGCGGACTTCCCGACCCTGAAGCTCGTCATCCCCCACGGCGGCGGCGCGGCCCCCTACCACTGGGGCCGCTTCCGCGGCCTGGCCATGGCACTGGGCAAGCCCGCCCTGGAAGAACACCTGCTGGACAATGTCTTCTTCGACACCTGCGTGTACCACCAGCCCGGCATCGACCTGCTCCTGAACGTCATGCCCACCAAGAACATCCTGTTCGCGTCCGAAATGATCGGCGCCGTCCGCGACATCGATCCAGGCACGGGGCACAACTTCGACGACACCCACCGTTACATCGACGCAGCGGGACTGAATAAAGCGGACCAGGCCGCCATCCAGGAACTCAACGCCCGCACCGTCTACCCCCGCCTCAACGCCCTGCTCAAACAGCAGGGCCGCTAA
- a CDS encoding 4-oxalomesaconate tautomerase, with the protein MDKAISAAAAADSPALDSSRQDPAGPRPAGGQFAVPCWLMRGGTSKGPFFRASDLPTDIPTRDAILLAAMGSPDPRQIDGLGGAHPLTSKAGIVSVSGRDGVDLEFLFAQLQPTTDTVDTTPNCGNMLAAALPFAIESGLLTPDGDTTTARVLTLNTNMVAEITVQTPLGPDGRYVGYEGDARIDGVPGTAAPVTINFLDTAGSVCDSLLPTGNLRDTVDLPGVGPVDVTCIDNGQPLVIINAGDLGRTGREAAVDLNKDAELKGRLEDLRLICGKLMGLGDVTDRNYPKMTLVSPPTAGGAINTRSFIPHVCHESIGVLAAVTAATAATLKGTVAHDVAFLPDGTDLTVSVEHPSGEFTVQLGLDPRDPTRVVKSALIRTARLIMAGDVMVPRGLWNPTTTEPSATSSQEHPL; encoded by the coding sequence ATGGACAAGGCCATTTCTGCTGCGGCCGCTGCGGACTCCCCCGCGTTGGACTCCAGCCGCCAGGATCCTGCTGGGCCACGCCCCGCCGGCGGCCAGTTTGCAGTGCCGTGCTGGTTGATGCGGGGCGGGACGTCCAAGGGCCCGTTCTTCCGGGCCAGTGACCTGCCCACCGATATCCCAACCAGGGACGCCATTCTGTTGGCTGCCATGGGTTCCCCGGATCCCCGGCAGATTGACGGGCTGGGCGGCGCCCACCCGCTGACCAGCAAGGCCGGGATCGTCTCGGTCAGTGGACGCGACGGCGTGGACCTGGAGTTCCTGTTCGCGCAGCTCCAGCCCACCACCGACACCGTGGACACGACTCCGAACTGCGGAAACATGCTCGCAGCAGCGCTCCCCTTCGCGATCGAGTCTGGACTTTTAACGCCCGACGGCGACACCACCACGGCGCGCGTCCTCACCTTGAACACGAATATGGTCGCCGAGATCACCGTCCAAACGCCCTTGGGCCCGGACGGCCGGTATGTCGGCTATGAAGGGGACGCCAGGATCGACGGCGTCCCCGGCACCGCGGCGCCGGTGACCATCAACTTCCTGGACACCGCCGGTTCCGTCTGCGACTCTCTCCTGCCCACCGGCAACCTCCGCGACACCGTGGACCTCCCCGGCGTCGGACCCGTCGATGTCACCTGCATCGACAACGGGCAACCCCTGGTGATTATCAACGCCGGCGACCTGGGCCGCACGGGCCGCGAGGCCGCCGTCGACCTTAACAAGGACGCCGAACTCAAGGGACGCCTCGAGGACCTGCGCCTGATCTGCGGGAAGCTCATGGGCCTGGGGGACGTGACGGACAGGAACTACCCGAAGATGACGCTCGTTTCCCCGCCCACCGCGGGCGGGGCGATCAACACGCGCAGCTTCATCCCGCACGTCTGCCACGAATCCATCGGGGTACTGGCGGCGGTGACCGCCGCAACCGCCGCGACCCTGAAGGGGACTGTGGCGCACGACGTCGCATTCCTGCCGGACGGGACGGACCTTACGGTGTCGGTGGAACATCCCAGTGGCGAATTCACCGTCCAGCTCGGCCTGGACCCCCGTGACCCCACCCGAGTGGTCAAGTCCGCGCTGATCCGCACCGCGCGGCTGATCATGGCCGGGGATGTCATGGTCCCCCGCGGTCTCTGGAACCCCACCACTACCGAGCCTTCAGCGACTTCCTCCCAGGAGCACCCACTGTGA
- a CDS encoding FadR/GntR family transcriptional regulator, which translates to MTEFGAVRVHDAVLRHVEESLRSGAIKIGDRLPGERALAEQFGISRASVRNAIRSLEVMGVVRSSTGSGPNSGTVVVSNPSHALGGALRMHVASQQLPLKDIVEARIMTETWALEHAAAVSWTPEQLDDARLLLEAMDDEGLPSEIFTLLDAQFHVALSALAGNVVVSTMMESMREAIRDYISEAAARQGAWEEVVHVLRAHHHGIFDAVEARDGAVAARLVREHIDWFYGQAR; encoded by the coding sequence ATGACTGAATTTGGCGCGGTCCGGGTGCACGACGCTGTGCTGCGCCATGTAGAGGAGAGCCTGCGCTCAGGGGCGATCAAGATCGGTGACAGACTGCCTGGCGAACGTGCCCTGGCGGAGCAGTTCGGGATTTCACGCGCGTCCGTGCGGAACGCTATCCGGTCACTTGAAGTGATGGGCGTTGTCCGTTCCTCGACGGGGTCGGGGCCAAACTCAGGCACTGTTGTGGTCTCGAACCCATCGCATGCCCTGGGCGGAGCCCTGCGCATGCACGTTGCGAGCCAGCAGCTTCCCCTTAAGGACATCGTGGAGGCGCGGATCATGACTGAGACGTGGGCGCTTGAGCATGCCGCTGCCGTTTCGTGGACTCCTGAGCAACTCGATGACGCGCGGCTGCTGCTGGAGGCGATGGACGATGAAGGGTTGCCTTCTGAAATCTTCACCCTCCTGGACGCCCAGTTCCATGTCGCCCTCAGTGCATTGGCAGGCAACGTCGTGGTGAGCACGATGATGGAGTCGATGCGCGAGGCGATCCGCGACTATATCAGCGAGGCAGCGGCGCGGCAGGGGGCATGGGAGGAAGTGGTTCATGTCCTTCGGGCACACCACCACGGTATCTTCGATGCTGTTGAGGCACGGGACGGGGCGGTGGCGGCCCGTCTCGTCCGTGAACACATCGACTGGTTCTACGGTCAGGCCCGGTAA
- a CDS encoding GlcG/HbpS family heme-binding protein — translation MSLNLDTAQSIIAEALATGQQHGFKPLTVVVLDPGGHVIAAARQDGASNNRFEIAHGKAYGALALGMGSRALMERAEQQAYFIAAAAAAIGGRLIPVPGGVLVRGSDGEIHGAVGISGDSSDNDETAASKAIQAAGLTAQVS, via the coding sequence TTGAGCCTTAACCTCGACACCGCCCAATCCATCATCGCCGAGGCACTCGCAACAGGGCAGCAGCACGGCTTCAAGCCGCTGACCGTCGTCGTGCTCGATCCGGGAGGACACGTTATCGCCGCCGCCCGGCAGGACGGCGCTTCGAACAACCGCTTCGAAATTGCCCACGGCAAGGCATATGGAGCCCTCGCCCTCGGCATGGGGTCACGGGCCCTCATGGAACGGGCCGAGCAGCAGGCCTACTTCATTGCGGCCGCAGCTGCTGCCATCGGCGGGCGTCTCATCCCGGTGCCCGGCGGAGTACTCGTCCGCGGCAGCGACGGCGAAATCCACGGTGCCGTCGGAATCAGCGGCGACAGCTCCGACAACGACGAGACCGCAGCATCCAAGGCGATCCAGGCCGCGGGGCTCACAGCACAAGTGTCCTAA
- a CDS encoding malate synthase G codes for MSSHVKTNGLTVAGGLYAFVRDEALPGTGIEEEAFWAGAASVIEEFSPQVRELLATRDRLQEQIDEFHRTHAGPGDPEAYEAFLRSIGYLAEEPTDFSITTERVDPEIATVSGPQLVVPLLNARFATNAANARWGSLYDALYGTDVIDEAEGRERSGAYNPVRGAAVVAIGRQFLDEHTPLASGSHADVTAYRVVDGALVAENANGTTRLTEPSQFAGYGGTSAEPDAVLLVHHGLHVEIQIDRNHPIGAGDQAGVKDIVLESAVTTIMDLEDSVAAVDAEDKVEGYRNWLRLMQGTLTADVEKGGKTFARRLNPDRVYTAPDGSELTLPGRSLLLIRQVGHLMTSDAVLDAAGNPVPEEILDALFTGLGSVHDLRGPNAASNSRTGSAYIVKPKMHGPHEVAVACALLTKVESVLGLDPLTLKIGIMDEERRTSANLKACIWEARDRVAFINTGFLDRTGDEIHTSMFAGPMVRKADMRSTSWIKAYEDANVDIGVECGFAGRAQIGKGMWAAPDNLADMLEQKVAHPLAGADCAWVPSPTAATLHAIHYHQVDVDAQQAQLGQARRSTLRQLLTIPVGDPASWDEDARRSELDNNIQSTLGYVVRWVNAGIGCSKVPDIHGTALMEDRATCRISSQHISNWLLHGVITAEQVEDSLRRMAEVVDEQNAADPDYLPLSPSFDTEAFLAARELVLTGAAQPSGYTEPILHRRREAQKHTTDLAGSAS; via the coding sequence ATGTCGTCGCATGTGAAGACAAATGGACTCACCGTCGCCGGAGGCCTTTATGCCTTCGTCCGGGATGAGGCACTCCCCGGCACCGGGATCGAGGAGGAGGCGTTCTGGGCTGGGGCAGCATCGGTGATTGAGGAGTTCTCCCCGCAGGTGCGGGAATTGCTGGCAACCCGTGACCGGTTGCAGGAGCAGATCGACGAGTTTCACCGCACCCACGCAGGTCCCGGCGATCCTGAGGCGTACGAGGCCTTCCTCCGTTCGATCGGCTACCTGGCGGAGGAACCAACGGACTTCAGTATCACCACGGAGCGTGTGGACCCGGAGATCGCCACAGTCTCCGGCCCTCAGCTGGTCGTACCGCTGTTGAACGCGCGCTTCGCCACCAACGCCGCCAACGCCCGTTGGGGTTCCCTCTATGACGCGCTCTACGGCACAGACGTGATCGATGAGGCGGAAGGGCGTGAGCGCAGCGGCGCCTATAACCCCGTCCGGGGTGCTGCCGTCGTGGCCATCGGCCGGCAGTTCCTCGACGAACACACTCCTCTAGCGTCCGGCTCCCACGCCGACGTGACGGCGTACCGCGTGGTCGACGGCGCCCTCGTTGCCGAAAATGCCAACGGCACCACCCGTCTCACCGAACCTTCACAGTTCGCGGGTTACGGAGGAACCTCAGCGGAACCGGACGCCGTGCTGCTGGTGCACCACGGTCTGCATGTTGAAATCCAGATCGACCGGAACCATCCCATCGGAGCCGGCGACCAGGCAGGCGTGAAGGACATTGTCCTGGAGTCGGCCGTCACCACGATCATGGACCTCGAGGACTCGGTGGCGGCAGTGGACGCCGAAGACAAGGTGGAAGGCTACCGGAACTGGCTCCGCCTCATGCAGGGAACGTTGACCGCTGACGTCGAGAAGGGCGGCAAGACCTTCGCGCGCCGGCTCAACCCCGACCGCGTTTACACGGCACCGGACGGATCGGAGCTGACGCTGCCCGGCCGCTCCTTGCTGCTTATCCGTCAGGTGGGTCATCTGATGACCAGTGACGCGGTCCTGGACGCAGCCGGCAACCCGGTACCCGAGGAGATCCTTGACGCCCTCTTCACCGGCCTTGGCTCTGTGCACGACCTGCGCGGACCCAACGCGGCAAGCAACTCCCGGACCGGGTCGGCCTACATCGTCAAGCCCAAGATGCACGGGCCCCATGAAGTAGCCGTGGCCTGCGCCCTGCTCACAAAGGTGGAATCCGTCCTGGGCCTGGACCCGCTGACCCTCAAGATCGGCATTATGGACGAAGAGCGCCGCACCTCCGCGAACCTCAAGGCGTGCATCTGGGAGGCCCGGGACCGGGTGGCGTTCATCAACACCGGATTCCTGGACCGGACCGGAGATGAGATCCACACGTCGATGTTCGCCGGACCGATGGTCCGCAAGGCTGACATGCGCTCCACCAGCTGGATCAAAGCCTACGAAGACGCCAACGTGGACATCGGAGTCGAATGCGGTTTTGCCGGCCGGGCGCAGATCGGCAAAGGCATGTGGGCCGCGCCGGACAACCTGGCGGACATGCTGGAGCAAAAGGTTGCCCATCCCCTTGCCGGCGCCGACTGTGCCTGGGTCCCATCCCCGACCGCGGCGACACTGCACGCCATCCACTACCACCAGGTCGACGTAGATGCCCAGCAGGCACAGCTTGGCCAAGCGCGCCGCTCCACCCTGCGGCAACTGCTCACCATCCCGGTGGGAGATCCGGCAAGCTGGGACGAAGATGCCCGGCGCAGCGAACTGGACAACAACATCCAGAGCACCCTGGGCTATGTCGTCCGCTGGGTCAACGCCGGCATCGGCTGCTCCAAGGTCCCGGACATTCACGGCACGGCGTTGATGGAGGACCGCGCCACCTGCCGGATCAGCTCCCAGCACATTTCCAACTGGCTCCTCCACGGCGTTATCACCGCGGAGCAAGTGGAGGATTCGCTGCGGCGCATGGCCGAGGTGGTGGACGAACAGAATGCCGCTGATCCGGATTACCTGCCGCTATCGCCGTCATTCGACACCGAAGCCTTCCTGGCCGCCCGGGAGCTCGTGCTCACGGGCGCTGCCCAGCCCTCCGGGTACACCGAACCAATCCTCCACCGCCGCCGCGAAGCGCAGAAACACACCACCGACCTTGCCGGGAGCGCATCTTGA
- a CDS encoding FAD-binding oxidoreductase, translating into MTVKTASTPAPHAAASPSPTAAVLAAHPRATTDAEARQAAATDRSGYVPTTVPDGVVIAQSVDDVVELLRLAHAAQVPVVPRGAGTGLAAGASARAGEIVLDVSRMNRILSIDPVEMIAVVEPGVLNAEVNAAAARHGLFYAPDPASTAICSIGGNIATNAGGMWCAKYGVTRESVLGLTIVLADGRILRTGRKTIKGVTGYDLNALFIGSEGTLGVVVEATLRLRPRPVRTETLAAYFADIEAAGRAASAITAARIQPSILELMDGPTLEAVDLAEGTRHRELGGAFLLAQTDGYGAHLELDEIVQAISPFATSVHRAADAAEAAALVKARRDAIPALEKLGRVSIGDIAVPRDRLADAFAGLEDIASRTGVRIFSVAHAADGNLHPMLVVDPHEPITEGPAKAALGEMFHLAQRLGGTLTGEHGVGLLKREWVGEEIGETSRSLQQAIKDVIDPAGILNPGKAI; encoded by the coding sequence ATGACCGTTAAGACAGCCTCGACCCCCGCTCCGCACGCAGCGGCCAGCCCCTCGCCCACTGCTGCCGTGCTGGCAGCGCACCCACGGGCGACCACGGATGCCGAGGCGCGCCAAGCTGCGGCCACGGACCGCTCCGGCTACGTCCCCACCACAGTTCCGGACGGGGTGGTTATCGCCCAAAGCGTTGACGACGTCGTCGAATTGCTGCGCCTCGCCCACGCCGCGCAGGTCCCCGTAGTCCCGCGCGGAGCAGGGACCGGCCTGGCCGCAGGGGCCAGCGCGCGTGCGGGCGAGATCGTGCTCGACGTCTCCCGCATGAACCGTATTCTGTCCATCGACCCGGTGGAAATGATTGCCGTCGTCGAACCTGGAGTGCTCAACGCCGAGGTCAATGCCGCGGCCGCCCGGCACGGGCTCTTCTATGCACCCGACCCGGCGAGCACCGCAATATGCTCCATTGGCGGAAACATTGCCACGAACGCGGGGGGCATGTGGTGCGCGAAGTACGGAGTGACCCGTGAATCGGTACTTGGGCTGACCATTGTCCTGGCAGACGGGCGAATCCTGCGCACGGGCAGGAAGACGATCAAGGGCGTCACCGGCTATGACCTCAACGCCCTCTTCATCGGCTCGGAGGGAACCCTGGGCGTGGTGGTAGAGGCCACCCTTCGCCTGCGGCCGAGGCCCGTGCGGACGGAGACCCTCGCCGCCTACTTCGCCGACATCGAGGCAGCCGGCCGCGCTGCCTCCGCCATCACTGCTGCACGCATCCAGCCCTCGATCCTGGAACTGATGGACGGCCCCACCCTTGAAGCCGTCGACCTGGCTGAGGGCACCAGGCACCGCGAGCTCGGCGGTGCCTTCCTCCTCGCCCAGACAGATGGCTACGGTGCCCACCTCGAGCTCGACGAGATCGTCCAGGCGATCAGTCCATTCGCCACGTCGGTCCACCGCGCCGCCGATGCCGCTGAGGCCGCAGCCCTGGTCAAGGCCCGGCGCGACGCCATCCCGGCCCTGGAAAAGCTCGGGCGCGTATCGATCGGTGACATCGCCGTTCCGCGGGACCGGCTCGCCGATGCCTTCGCCGGACTCGAGGACATTGCGTCCCGTACCGGGGTGCGGATCTTCAGCGTCGCCCACGCAGCTGACGGGAACCTGCACCCCATGCTCGTCGTCGACCCTCACGAGCCCATAACCGAGGGCCCTGCAAAGGCCGCGCTCGGGGAAATGTTCCACCTCGCCCAGCGACTGGGCGGAACCCTGACAGGCGAACACGGGGTGGGGCTGCTGAAACGGGAATGGGTCGGGGAGGAAATCGGCGAAACGTCCCGCTCCCTTCAGCAGGCAATCAAGGACGTCATCGATCCGGCAGGGATACTCAACCCCGGCAAAGCCATCTGA